One part of the Candida albicans SC5314 chromosome R, complete sequence genome encodes these proteins:
- a CDS encoding uncharacterized protein (Protein with a role in directing meiotic recombination events to homologous chromatids; induced by ciclopirox olamine; positively regulated by Sfu1; Hog1, fluconazole-repressed; Hap43-induced; Spider biofilm induced) — MYFPIIVWLYVSITFVVANYGFDQWTNDDLKQFLKERKVAFNDALENPKLISLANEEAKKLEKGYKKVTEELNNNLNPPDDSLNDYLNFDYLFGKRKENYSIKEWIFESWPVTSLQTFLTQNNIQYSAKDTKDDLINKVKDQFDSISKKNHGSSFYPGNWLYESWSENDLKDWLKSYGIEFNPSSTKDQLVEKLKEFSYQATHSIRDSKESLFDSLDLFDKTIFDKKGQIEDEFFQTWSYSQLREWLYLHGFIDTKPGIYVEDLDKEKLVKIAQSYKKCLLSDIHTWLANTEKKSQPWITKGEQKSQKKKGSNLINDTFFVGINNWSKDKLREFLDVRKVPYSIFTTKHQLIKLVQKHKFDPVHVETYAWIVDDVSTDSIKQWLIEQGENVEGTRKDIVSAFQKQFESLKKGFKDAFNNVDSQIRLFAPDINGYKRYLQKKLSEAEYKKLTEDQISQGFKVVQEYYNSAGDAAKEEFTKTTYSAEEALDQIEEASYEYSLEFLRKLEKGEHDVTSFIKDARVASKSFALSLITKLRENAQKLQTDALNKVGSWWYGAKSGFSNKVDEAHQVVLDVHDQAVNYQEQVGSQYSSIKAEADEKYDSIAKEATQQYDTAVQNAQEQYKQAQEHVSKFADDVGSQATQTHKKLEKDYVTYKSKIFSFLTNVYRGIMYRLSIFNSNAYDAAKSTGDVINNQWNSVVRTYSNADLKAYLRSFGYSYDWLSALNRRELLSLATFQNKLFSGYDNLQNWEKSVGEVLNDASDELKIKLGLKKEPKSLIAKLKSVVGF; from the coding sequence ATGTATTTCCCAATCATTGTATGGTTATATGTATCTATCACTTTTGTGGTTGCCAATTATGGTTTTGATCAATGGacaaatgatgatttaaaacaatttttaaaagaacGTAAAGTTGCATTCAATGATGCCTTGGAGAATCCAAAATTAATTAGTTTGGCTAATGAAGAAGCtaagaaattagaaaaaggTTACAAGAAAGTTACtgaagaattaaataaCAATTTGAATCCTCCAGATGattcattaaatgattatttgaattttgattaCTTATTtgggaaaagaaaagaaaattattcaattaaagaatGGATTTTTGAAAGTTGGCCAGTAACCAGTTTGCAAACTTTTTTAACTCAAAATAATATCCAATATAGTGCAAAGGATACCAAAGATGATTTAATCAATAAGGTTAAAgatcaatttgattctaTTTCTAAGAAAAATCATGGGTCTAGTTTTTATCCTGGCAATTGGTTATATGAATCTTGGTCAgaaaatgatttgaaagattGGTTGAAATCTTATGGCATTGAATTTAATCCTAGTTCAACAAAGGATcaattggttgaaaaattaaaagaatttagTTATCAAGCCACTCATTCAATTAGAGATTCCAAAGAAtctttatttgattcattggatttatttgataaaaccatttttgataaaaaaggtcaaattgaagatgaatttttCCAAACTTGGTCATATTCTCAATTACGTGAATGGCTTTATTTACATGGATTTATTGACACTAAACCAGGAATTTACGTTGAAGATTTGGATAAGGAAAAATTAGTCAAGATTGCCCAAAGTTATAAGAAATGTTTGTTGAGTGACATTCATACTTGGTTGGCAAACACTGAAAAGAAGTCTCAACCTTGGATCACAAAGGGAGAACAAAAGTCTCAGAAAAAGAAGGGTAgtaatttgattaatgatACATTCTTTGTTGGTATTAATAATTGGTCCAAGGATAAATTGCGTGAATTCTTGGATGTCAGAAAAGTTCCTTACTCAATATTTACCACCAAacatcaattaatcaagTTGGTGCAAAAGCACAAGTTTGATCCAGTTCACGTTGAAACATATGCTTggattgttgatgatgtcTCTACTGATTCTATCAAGCAATGGTTAATTGAACAAGGTGAAAATGTAGAAGGTACAAGAAAAGATATTGTGTCTGCCTtccaaaaacaatttgagTCTTTGAAAAAAGGATTTAAGGATGCTTTCAACAATGTTGATCTGCAAATTCGTTTATTTGCACCAGATATTAATGGCTATAAAAGGTACTTGCAGAAGAAATTGAGTGAAGCTGAATATAAAAAGTTGACTGAAGACCAAATTTCACAAGGTTTTAAAGTTGTTCAAGAATATTATAATCTGGCTGGTGATGCTGCGAAGGAAGAATTTACAAAGACAACTTATTCAGCTGAGGAAGCATTGgatcaaattgaagaagCATCATACGAATACTCACTTGAATTCTTACGTAAGCTTGAAAAGGGAGAACATGATGTTACTAGTTTTATCAAAGATGCCCGAGTTGCAAGTAAAAGTTTTGCTTTGTCTTTAATTACCAAATTGAGAGAAAATGCACAAAAATTACAAACTGACGCGTTGAATAAAGTTGGAAGCTGGTGGTATGGTGCCAAGAGTGGATTCAGCAACAAGGTTGACGAGGCCCATCAGGTTGTATTGGATGTTCATGACCAAGCCGTGAATTACCAAGAACAAGTTGGCAGTCAATACCTGTCTATTAAGGCTGAAGCCGATGAAAAGTATGATTCTATTGCAAAGGAGGCTACTCAGCAATACGATACAGCTGTGCAAAATGCTCAAGAACAATACAAGCAGGCACAAGAACATGTATCTAAATTTGCCGATGACGTTGGGTCTCAGGCTACTCAAACTCAtaaaaaacttgaaaagGATTATGTGACTTATAAATCCAAgatcttttctttccttaCTAACGTCTACCGTGGTATAATGTATCGTCTTTCGATATTCAATAGCAATGCCTATGATGCTGCAAAATCGACAGGAGACGTAATAAATAATCAGTGGAATAGCGTTGTTCGTACTTACTCCAACGCCGATTTGAAAGCCTATCTCAGATCATTTGGTTATAGCTACGATTGGTTGTCAGCTTTAAACAGACGTGAATTGTTGAGTTTGGCAACTTtccaaaacaaattattcagTGGATATGACAACTTGCAAAACTGGGAAAAATCTGTTGGTGAAGTTTTAAATGATGCTagtgatgaattgaaaattaaattgggattgaaaaaagaaccCAAAAGCTTGATTGCAAAATTGAAGTCTGTAGTTGGTTTTTAG
- a CDS encoding uncharacterized protein (Protein of unknown function; Spider biofilm induced) — protein sequence MFLVLQHEKNEIQKTALEYIRLQLIHDLLLKNLGYGHINYDIDELNEVRKSVYTKYWLMNNVETCCIINPLPTYMNIITQNQPTSQMKLRCHDQTSHTNLLNANHHANKAVKIEYIAKYQLFDYRIIRVGPEVEILTKPGLKDRLRRMVTRMKSKFKSPISPIKKKIPDKASKGFKTAHRKFLSYELQRIRAAT from the coding sequence ATGTTCTTGGTTCTACAACACgaaaagaatgaaataCAAAAGACTGCATTGGAATATATTAGATTGCAATTGATTCATGAtctattgttgaaaaaccTAGGTTATGGACACATAAAttatgatattgatgaattgaatgagGTACGAAAATCAGTTTATACCAAATATTGGCTAATGAATAATGTTGAAACTTGCTGCATTATAAACCCACTACCAACCTACATGAACATAATAACGCAAAATCAACCAACACTGCAAATGAAACTTCGTTGTCATGATCAAACTTCCCAtacaaatttattgaatgcCAATCATCATGCTAATAAAGCTGTTAAAATAGAGTATATTGCAAAATATCAGTTGTTTGATTATAGGATTATAAGAGTTGGACCAGAAGTGGAAATACTTACCAAACCAGGTTTGAAGGACCGACTAAGACGAATGGTAACCCGAATGAAGAGTAAATTTAAGTCACCCATCTCaccaataaaaaagaagataCCAGACAAAGCAAGTAAGGGGTTCAAAACGGCTCATAGGAAGTTCTTGAGCTACGAATTGCAACGAATAAGGGCAGCGACATAG
- the ERG13 gene encoding hydroxymethylglutaryl-CoA synthase (3-hydroxy-3-methylglutaryl coenzyme A synthase; ergosterol biosynthesis; sumoylation target; Tn mutation affects filamentation; amphotericin B, caspofungin repressed; exponential, stationary growth phase expressed; Spider biofilm repressed), which yields MVMTNSPQNIGIKGIEVYIPGQAVNQSDLEKFDGIPQGKYTIGLGQTNMAFVNDREDIYSISLTVLSRLIKNYSIDTNKIGRLEVGTETLLDKSKSVKSVLMQLFPGNNDIEGIDTVNACYGGTSSVINAINWIESSSWDGRDAIVVAGDIAIYDKGAARPTGGVGAIALLIGPDAPIVFDSIRGSFMEHAYDFYKPDFTSEYPVVDGHFSLSCYVKAVDNCYKNYSKKITGDANKTVGVYDHFDFSAFHVPTCKLVTKSYARLLYNDYVSNPSKFADLIDETTRKHIDGLTYDESLTDKILEKTFVGLAKDETKKRVQPALQVPTNTGNMYTASAWVSLASLLYYVGSDNLKNKRISIFSYGSGLASTLLSVTVKGDVSAITKVLDFDYKLGDGRKIQSPEDYLAAIELREKAHLQKSFKPQGSTDNLSQGTYYLTEIDDKFRRAYAIKE from the coding sequence ATGGTCATGACTAACTCACCACAAAACATTGGTATCAAAGGTATTGAAGTATACATTCCTGGTCAAGCTGTCAATCAATCCGATTTGGAAAAGTTTGATGGTATTCCACAAGGTAAATACACAATTGGTTTAGGACAAACCAATATGGCTTTTGTCAATGATAGAGAAGATAtttattctatttctttGACCGTTTTATCTAGATTGATCAAGAATTATTCCATTGATACCAACAAAATTGGTCGTTTGGAAGTTGGTACTGAAACATTGTTGGATAAGTCTAAATCCGTCAAGTCGGTATTGATGCAATTGTTCCCAggtaataatgatattgaaggTATCGACACAGTTAACGCTTGTTACGGTGGTACCTCTTCAGTTATAAATGCTATTAATTGGATCGAATCATCATCATGGGATGGAAGAGAtgctattgttgttgctggtgATATTGCTATCTACGACAAAGGTGCTGCCAGACCAActggtggtgttggtgCTATTGCCTTATTAATTGGTCCAGATGCACCAATTGTATTTGATTCTATTCGTGGTTCATTTATGGAACACGCTTACGATTTTTATAAGCCAGATTTCACCAGTGAATACCCTGTTGTTGATGGTCATTTCTCATTAAGTTGTTATGTTAAAGCTGTTGACAACTGTTACAAAAATTActccaaaaaaatcactGGTGATGCCAACAAGACTGTTGGTGTTTATGatcattttgatttcagTGCCTTCCATGTGCCAACTTGTAAATTGGTCACCAAGAGTTATGCTAGATTATTATACAATGATTACGTTTCTAACCCATCTAAATTTGctgatttaattgatgaaaccACCAGAAAACACATTGACGGTTTAACTTATGATGAAAGTTTGACTGATAAAATATTAGAAAAGACTTTTGTTGGTTTAGCCAAAGATGAAACGAAAAAAAGAGTTCAACCAGCTTTGCAAGTCCCTACCAATACTGGTAACATGTATACAGCTTCTGCTTGGGTATCATTGGCCTCATTATTATACTATGTTGGTTCAGATaacttgaaaaacaaaagaatcAGTATTTTCTCCTATGGTTCTGGTTTGGCATCTACTTTATTGTCTGTCACTGTCAAAGGTGATGTGTCTGCAATTACTAAAGTTTTagattttgattataaattgGGTGATGGTAGAAAAATTCAATCTCCAGAAGATTACTTGGCAGCCATTGAGTTGAGAGAAAAAGCCCATTTGCAAAAGAGCTTTAAACCACAAGGTTCTACTGACAACTTGAGCCAAGGTACCTATTACTTGACTGAAATTGATGACAAGTTCAGAAGAGCTTATGCTATTAAAGAATAG
- the SSU1 gene encoding Ssu1p (Protein similar to S. cerevisiae Ssu1 sulfite transport protein; Tn mutation affects filamentous growth; regulated by Gcn2 and Gcn4; induced by nitric oxide; Hap43-repressed; Spider and flow model biofilm induced) — MSSSSHNDNKIPPEKTTTPPLSSSNEDIYNPADSSNVLSSNQTLVSTNNNNNNNQNNNQNNNQNNDGKDTMDHLSYLSTIDSKRREQSYLKSFYQRFIIEDVVKNFTPAYFVSVMGTGISSSLLYNFPFPAYWLQICGYVMFGLTCTFFIGNIILLIMSCAYYPNRFRDYHVDPSRAVFMGAFSMGYITIVNFIALITKGEHIYFVWTLWWLAVFSAMYTSFLIVYLSFMSKLNESDVEAKLNATLLLPIVAITVVSSSGHSIELDLPHVHQTVLTMIVSFMLWSLSISMAFMVMTLYMGRLIIHKIPPTNLIMTSFLPVGFLGQSSYSIYLFGNNLNKFIPEELLYGKISLCLSGFVSVFLLSFGYFMCFVAVTSVLSKIRPFAKNPNPSHTNRFGLLKLEKSFWSMTFPMGTMSLSNTEIGHGGVGNYPLLTFKVMGSIFAAACIFITVGCSIGVVVYSFKKLREDMTNKNKYRNESMV, encoded by the coding sequence ATGTCGTCTTCGAGCCACAATGATAACAAAATTCCACCCGAAAAAACTACTACACCACCATTGCTGCTGCTGAATGAAGACATATATAATCCAGCAGATTCCTCAAATGTCTTATCttcaaatcaaacattGGTAagcaccaacaacaacaacaacaacaaccaaaacaataaccaaaacaataacCAAAATAACGATGGTAAAGATACTATGGATCACTTATCTTATCTCTCAACTATTGATTCAAAACGACGTGAACAATCATatttaaaatcattttaTCAAAGATTTATCATTGAAGATGTTGTCAAAAATTTCACTCCAGCATATTTTGTTAGTGTTATGGGAACCGGAATATCATCCAGTCTACTATATAATTTCCCCTTTCCAGCATATTGGTTACAAATATGTGGTTATGTAATGTTTGGTTTGACGTGTACTTTCTTTATTGGCAATATCATTTTACTCATTATGTCATGTGCATATTACCCCAATAGATTTAGAGATTATCATGTTGATCCATCTCGAGCAGTTTTCATGGGTGCATTTTCCATGGGGTACATAACGATAGTGAATTTCATTGCCCTCATAACCAAAGGTGAACATATATATTTTGTGTGGACACTTTGGTGGCTAGCAGTGTTTTCAGCCATGTACACTTCCTTCTTAATCGTGTACTTGTCATTCATGTCAAAGCTAAATGAATCGGATGTGGAAGCCAAACTAAATGCTACCCTTTTGTTACCAATAGTTGCCATTACAGTTGTTTCTTCATCAGGGCACTCGATCGAATTGGATTTGCCTCATGTACATCAAACTGTTCTCACCATGATTGTTAGCTTTATGTTGTGGAGCTTGTCCATATCAATGGCATTTATGGTAATGACGTTATATATGGGGAGACTTATAATTCATAAAATTCCACCAACAAATTTAATCATGACAAGTTTCCTTCCTGTGGGTTTCTTGGGTCAATCATCTTATAGCATTTATCTTTTCGGaaacaatttaaacaaGTTTATCCCCGAAGAATTACTTTACGGCAAAATTTCATTGTGTCTTTCAGGATTTGTTTCGgtgtttttattatcatttggATATTTCATGTGTTTTGTTGCCGTTACTTCAGTCTTATCTAAAATAAGACCATTTGCcaaaaatccaaatccTCTGCATACAAACCGGTTCGGTCTTTTGAAACTCGAAAAAAGCTTTTGGTCAATGACTTTCCCTATGGGTACAATGTCTTTGTCAAACACGGAAATTGGACATGGTGGTGTTGGAAACTATCCCTTATTGACATTTAAAGTGATGGGGAGTATATTCGCTGCTGCGTGTATTTTCATTACTGTGGGGTGTTCTATTGGTGTCGTGGTGTattcattcaaaaaattgagaGAAGATAtgacaaacaaaaataagTATCGTAATGAAAGCATGGTCTAA
- the CDG1 gene encoding Cdg1p (Putative cysteine dioxygenases; role in conversion of cysteine to sulfite; transcript regulated upon white-opaque switch; rat catheter, Spider and flow model biofilm induced): MLLNQYTFSAERCTTPTSISHPPLACPTSPPPTNSLNRYQHKPVTLAPTVDHGCEINGTTIDCIPKDSKFYQLIMDLKQLLAGKGLSNEDIDVEKVKQLMADYDSNEIDWQHLALHDPSRNYSRNGIINLNGNANLLILVWSPGKSSAIHDHADAHCCVKMLAGELIEHLYDFPDHEGEELQCRQETSMKRNDVGYINDSIGLHKMSNPLQNRVSVSLHLYTPPYASMYGCSMYEASSGRKHHVDMSKYYSWQGQLVNEKESSTC, encoded by the coding sequence ATGCTTTTGAACCAATATACTTTCAGTGCTGAGAGATGCACTACTCCTACATCGATTTCTCATCCTCCTTTGGCATGTCCTACAtctccaccaccaacaaattcattaaatagATACCAGCACAAACCAGTCACATTGGCTCCAACTGTCGATCATGGTTGTGAGATAAATGGAACCACCATAGATTGTATACCTAAAGATTCCAAGTTCTACCAACTAATCATggatttgaaacaattattgGCTGGTAAAGGATTAAGCAATGAAGATATCGATGTGGAAAAAGTCAAACAATTAATGGCTGATTATGATTCAAATGAAATCGATTGGCAACATTTGGCTCTTCATGATCcatcaagaaattattcGCGTAACGgtattatcaatttgaatgGTAATGCCAATTTGTTAATATTGGTTTGGTCTCCAGGTAAATCAAGTGCCATTCATGATCATGCTGATGCTCATTGTTGTGTAAAGATGCTTGCTGGTGAATTGATCGAACATTTATATGATTTCCCAGATCATGAAGGGGAAGAATTACAATGCAGACAAGAAACTAGTATGAAGAGAAACGATGTTGGTTATATCAATGATTCCATTGGTTTACATAAAATGTCAAACCCATTGCAAAATCGAGTTAGTGTTTCGTTACATTTATACACTCCTCCTTATGCTTCTATGTATGGATGCTCAATGTATGAAGCAAGTAGCGGTAGAAAACACCATGTTGACATGTCCAAATACTACAGTTGGCAAGGACAATTGGTTAATGAGAAAGAATCTCTGACTTGTTGA
- a CDS encoding uncharacterized protein (Putative phytanoyl-CoA dioxygenase family protein; mutation confers hypersensitivity to 5-fluorocytosine (5-FC), 5-fluorouracil (5-FU), and tubercidin (7-deazaadenosine); induced by nitric oxide): MVGLTKEQLSTFEREGMLCIPDFLTPEQTAKLLAESKTLLSNCDLSTHPKTTFKTADDDHIGDKYFFESSDKVSFFFDTDAFDKDGNLQVDLSKAINKIGHGLHIHNQLFQETTFDKKVQDIARSLEFKDPRVLQSMCIFKQPTTKTSNNSRDNAVPPHTDATFLYTDPQTAIGFWYALEDCTLDNGCLAYIAGSHKKYPVTKRFVRVEGGAKGCNFKYLNDKEQEPVIEEEEYKYVPCKAGSLILIHNSVLHKSEKNASDKSRYAYAFHVIDGTAQYDQLNWLQVPYTGGTNFSKLYNKE; the protein is encoded by the coding sequence ATGGTCGGTCTTACAAAAGAACAGTTAAGTACATTTGAAAGGGAAGGAATGTTGTGCATCCCTGATTTTCTTACACCCGAGCAAACAGCCAAATTATTGGCAGAATCGAAAACACTCTTATCTAATTGTGACTTATCGACACATCCGAAAACAACATTCAAAACTGCCGATGACGACCACATTGgtgataaatatttttttgagtCGTCTGATaaagtttcatttttctttgataCTGACGCATTTGATAAAGATGGGAATTTGCAAGTTGATTTATCCAAAgcaataaacaaaataggGCATGGATTACACattcataatcaattatttcaagAAACTACTTTTGATAAGAAAGTACAAGACATTGCTAGAAGCTTGGAATTTAAAGATCCCAGAGTTTTACAGAGTATGTGTATTTTCAAgcaaccaacaacaaagacaTCCAACAATTCCAGAGATAATGCTGTCCCACCTCACACTGACGCTACGTTTTTATACACTGATCCACAAACTGCCATTGGCTTTTGGTACGCGCTAGAGGATTGTACTTTGGACAATGGATGTTTAGCATATATTGCGGGTTCACATAAGAAATACCCTGTGACGAAAAGATTTGTTAGAGTTGAAGGTGGTGCCAAAGGttgtaatttcaaatacttGAATGATAAGGAGCAGGAACCTGTTATTGAAGAGGAGGAGTATAAATACGTTCCTTGTAAAGCTGGTTCTTTGATCCTAATTCATAATTCTGTTTTGCACAAGTCTGAAAAGAATGCTTCTGACAAGTCACGTTACGCTTATGCATTTCATGTAATTGATGGTACCGCCCAATAcgatcaattgaattggttACAAGTTCCTTATACTGGTGGTACTAATTTTTCGAAATTATACAATAAAGAGTAA